A window of Corallococcus macrosporus DSM 14697 contains these coding sequences:
- a CDS encoding synaptic vesicle VAT-1 family membrane protein yields MRARKVVIRKAGGYEQLHLEEVNQVSPGLGEVRVATEAIGVNYADCVIRMGLYASAKEFVGWPITPGFEFAGRVDAVGEGVEDLVPGAPVFGVTRFGGYATHVTVPRHQVFTLPARLSMAQAAGFPTVFLTAYYALFELAHPRPGAHVLVHSAAGGVGGALLQLGRIAGCRMVGVVGGTHKVETARAQGAEVVIDKSREDLWAAAERAAPRGYDVVLDANGPSTLRDSYKHLASPGKLVIYGFHSMLPRTGGRPNYAKLAWDWLRTPRFDPLSLTNDNTSVLAFNLSYLFEQRAVLEEAMARLLGWVEEGRLVAPPVKSFPLDAVAEAHGALESGSTVGKLVLVP; encoded by the coding sequence ATGCGCGCACGCAAGGTCGTCATCCGCAAGGCCGGTGGGTACGAACAGCTCCACCTTGAAGAGGTGAATCAGGTTTCACCTGGATTGGGGGAGGTCCGGGTGGCCACGGAGGCCATCGGGGTGAACTACGCGGACTGCGTCATCCGCATGGGGCTGTACGCCTCCGCGAAGGAGTTCGTGGGGTGGCCCATCACCCCGGGCTTCGAGTTCGCCGGCCGGGTGGACGCCGTGGGCGAGGGCGTGGAGGACCTGGTGCCCGGCGCGCCGGTGTTCGGGGTGACGCGCTTCGGGGGGTATGCCACCCACGTCACGGTGCCTCGTCACCAGGTGTTCACCTTGCCCGCGCGGCTGAGCATGGCGCAGGCGGCGGGGTTCCCCACGGTGTTCCTCACCGCGTACTACGCGCTCTTCGAGCTGGCGCATCCGCGTCCGGGGGCCCACGTGCTGGTGCACTCCGCCGCGGGCGGCGTGGGCGGGGCGTTGTTGCAGTTGGGGCGCATCGCCGGGTGCCGGATGGTGGGCGTGGTGGGCGGGACGCACAAGGTGGAGACGGCCCGCGCGCAGGGGGCGGAGGTGGTCATCGACAAGAGCCGGGAGGACCTGTGGGCGGCGGCGGAGCGGGCGGCGCCTCGAGGGTATGACGTGGTGCTGGACGCGAACGGGCCTTCCACGCTGCGTGACAGCTACAAGCACCTGGCTTCGCCGGGGAAGCTGGTCATCTACGGGTTCCACTCCATGCTGCCTCGCACCGGCGGGCGGCCGAACTACGCGAAGCTGGCGTGGGACTGGCTCAGGACGCCGCGGTTCGATCCGCTGTCACTCACCAACGACAACACCAGCGTGCTGGCGTTCAACCTGTCGTACCTGTTCGAGCAGCGCGCGGTGCTGGAGGAGGCCATGGCGCGGCTGTTGGGCTGGGTGGAGGAGGGGAGGCTGGTGGCGCCGCCGGTGAAGTCGTTCCCCTTGGACGCGGTGGCGGAGGCGCACGGGGCGCTGGAGTCCGGGAGCACGGTGGGGAAGCTGGTGCTGGTGCCGTGA
- a CDS encoding DUF1761 domain-containing protein, with product MFTLSINWLAVLLSTVALQMLGAAWFMGVIPKPYALALERTDLVDRKPEPIFIAGPLLCGLVVTVANAILLRSFHIDTMPDALVFGAISGIGYLVATVFNVAINPNIPRPVLYGAINAPYFLLSNLVSCAILTAMP from the coding sequence ATGTTCACTCTTTCGATCAATTGGCTCGCGGTGCTGCTCTCGACCGTGGCGCTGCAGATGCTCGGCGCGGCGTGGTTCATGGGGGTCATCCCAAAGCCGTATGCGCTGGCGCTCGAGCGCACCGACCTCGTGGACCGTAAGCCGGAGCCAATCTTCATCGCAGGTCCCCTGCTCTGCGGTCTCGTGGTGACGGTGGCGAACGCGATTCTGCTGCGTTCCTTTCATATCGACACGATGCCGGATGCGCTCGTGTTCGGAGCCATCAGCGGAATCGGTTATCTCGTCGCCACGGTGTTCAACGTGGCCATCAACCCGAACATCCCTCGGCCCGTCTTGTACGGTGCCATCAACGCGCCCTACTTCCTGCTCAGCAACCTCGTGAGCTGCGCTATCCTGACCGCGATGCCATAG
- a CDS encoding helix-turn-helix transcriptional regulator — protein sequence MRRADRLFEILQVLRRAKGPMTASAIAEQLETSQRTVYRDLAALMARRVPIRGEAGVGYVLERGFDLPPLMLTPSEVEAVVLGAQWVAANADNTLSAAAGEVLAKVAAIVPKHLRELIDDPVVGTPPAKQRHPDGTVDLSRLREWARKQLKLHIHYADAEGTMSKRTVWPILVGYVTGVRVLVAWCELRRDFRLFRTERLLSVDFLDAPYTERRSALRRRWEAQMRHTK from the coding sequence ATGCGACGCGCTGACCGGCTGTTCGAGATTCTGCAGGTGCTCCGGCGGGCAAAGGGGCCGATGACGGCCAGCGCGATCGCCGAGCAGCTCGAGACGAGTCAACGCACGGTGTACCGGGACCTCGCGGCGTTGATGGCGCGCCGCGTGCCGATTCGAGGAGAAGCGGGGGTCGGCTACGTGCTCGAGCGCGGCTTCGACCTGCCGCCGTTGATGCTGACGCCGAGCGAAGTCGAGGCGGTGGTGCTCGGCGCACAGTGGGTGGCGGCCAACGCAGACAACACGTTGTCGGCAGCGGCGGGAGAGGTGTTGGCGAAGGTCGCCGCCATTGTGCCGAAGCACCTGCGCGAGCTGATTGACGACCCGGTGGTGGGCACTCCACCGGCGAAGCAGAGGCATCCGGACGGAACCGTCGACCTGAGCAGATTGCGGGAGTGGGCGCGGAAGCAATTGAAGCTCCACATCCACTACGCCGATGCGGAGGGCACGATGAGCAAGCGCACGGTGTGGCCGATTCTCGTGGGCTACGTGACAGGCGTTCGCGTGTTGGTCGCATGGTGTGAGCTTCGTCGGGACTTCCGGCTCTTCAGGACGGAGCGGCTCCTCAGCGTGGATTTCCTCGACGCGCCCTACACCGAGCGCCGTTCTGCGTTGCGCCGGCGCTGGGAAGCCCAGATGCGTCACACGAAGTAG
- a CDS encoding acyl-CoA synthetase encodes MPIVHDWLARRAALAPERIALIDANHGERRISFREWNEAASRTAAFLHHGLGVGRGDRVAVLAYNCVEFLDLFFACAKLGAILQPLNWRLSASELGGLLADAAPSVLVFGPEFRAQVEAVRPDASFVRHWLSLAAPAQGERAFSERDTQTELSLPPLELEEDAPWVLCYTGGSTGLPKAAVLTHRSITANAVNTVMGWGLTANDVAILNAPLFHAGGLSVFTAPLVYVGGASVVCRSFDVEGVFDLVRRGVVSLVFGVPTMFIEMQRHPRFDAVDLSRLKLVISGGAPCPGPVFERFFTRGVDFKTGYGLTEAGPNNFWLPPEDVRRKPGAVGVPLFHVEARIDGERQPGDVGELLLRGPHLCAGYWRRPEDTARTFAGGWLHTGDLATRDAEGCFRIVGRSKDLIISGGENIDPSEVESVLAGHPDVAEVAVIGVPDPKWGETPRALVVPRPGTAPSSEALLAFCEGRLARYKTPKSVRFIDVLPRTSAGKVDRRALSAAHGAP; translated from the coding sequence ATGCCCATCGTCCATGACTGGCTGGCCCGACGCGCCGCGCTGGCCCCTGAGCGAATCGCCCTCATCGACGCGAACCACGGCGAGCGGCGCATCTCCTTTCGGGAATGGAATGAGGCGGCGTCGCGTACCGCCGCCTTCCTTCATCACGGGCTCGGCGTGGGCCGCGGGGACCGGGTCGCCGTGCTCGCCTACAACTGTGTCGAGTTCCTCGACCTCTTCTTCGCCTGCGCGAAGCTGGGCGCCATCCTCCAGCCCCTCAACTGGCGGCTGAGCGCCTCGGAGCTGGGCGGGCTGCTCGCGGACGCAGCGCCGTCCGTGCTCGTCTTCGGGCCGGAGTTCCGTGCCCAGGTGGAGGCCGTGCGGCCTGACGCGTCGTTCGTGCGCCACTGGCTCAGCCTCGCGGCGCCAGCGCAGGGGGAGCGGGCCTTCTCCGAGCGCGACACGCAGACGGAACTGTCCCTTCCGCCGCTGGAGCTGGAAGAGGATGCGCCGTGGGTGCTCTGCTACACGGGCGGGAGCACGGGCTTGCCGAAAGCCGCGGTCCTCACGCATCGCTCCATCACCGCCAACGCGGTGAACACCGTGATGGGCTGGGGGCTCACCGCCAACGACGTGGCCATCCTCAACGCGCCGCTGTTCCACGCGGGCGGGCTCAGCGTCTTCACCGCGCCGCTCGTCTACGTCGGCGGCGCCTCGGTGGTGTGCCGGAGCTTCGACGTGGAGGGGGTGTTCGACCTCGTGCGGCGGGGCGTGGTGAGCCTCGTCTTCGGAGTGCCCACCATGTTCATCGAGATGCAGCGCCACCCGCGCTTCGACGCGGTGGACCTGTCACGCCTCAAGCTGGTCATCAGCGGAGGCGCGCCGTGTCCCGGCCCTGTCTTCGAGCGCTTCTTCACCCGGGGCGTGGACTTCAAGACGGGCTATGGCCTCACCGAGGCGGGCCCGAACAACTTCTGGCTGCCGCCCGAAGACGTGCGGCGCAAACCGGGCGCCGTGGGCGTGCCGCTGTTCCACGTCGAGGCTCGCATCGACGGGGAGAGGCAGCCGGGCGACGTGGGCGAGCTGCTCCTGCGCGGCCCGCACCTGTGCGCGGGCTATTGGCGCCGCCCGGAGGACACTGCCCGCACCTTCGCGGGCGGCTGGTTGCATACCGGCGACCTGGCCACCCGGGACGCGGAGGGCTGCTTCCGCATCGTGGGCCGCAGCAAGGACCTCATCATCTCCGGCGGTGAGAACATCGACCCGTCGGAGGTGGAGAGCGTCCTCGCGGGCCACCCCGACGTGGCCGAGGTCGCCGTCATCGGCGTGCCGGACCCCAAGTGGGGTGAGACGCCGCGCGCGCTCGTCGTCCCGAGGCCGGGCACGGCGCCCTCCTCGGAGGCGCTGCTGGCCTTCTGTGAGGGCCGGCTGGCTCGCTACAAGACGCCGAAGTCGGTCCGCTTCATCGACGTCCTGCCGCGGACCTCCGCTGGCAAGGTGGATCGGCGCGCGCTCAGCGCCGCCCACGGCGCGCCTTGA
- a CDS encoding methyl-accepting chemotaxis protein — MAVSRNLLVKLCVAMSVVALPLLVVILGFVLPQLREQLREDRVLGLKQAVETAYGVLEAYEARERAGTLTRQEAQAQAAALLERLRYSQVEYFWVNDLDTRLVMHPHLPDMLGKDLKGYRDVRGKPVFVDIVTLAREQGEGAVSYEATRPGSPEAIPKESYVKLFAPWGWVLGTGVYVEDIEREVAAVRQRILLAVGGALVLALAAGIYVSRRVVRPVRALAQAAHRVARGDLDARVEVRSSDEVGQLAAAFNTMVAGLHEVVAALVDAAGATAADAERIRASADALSVTTREQSDSLQRAAQTVQAMSEQVSQGAEAARAAARTAAANGQVAREGGAAVGQALRKMAEIVEVVEGAARTVERLQASGKATMEMLRLIQQVAEETQLLAVNTAIEAARAGQHGKGFAVVAGEVRKLANRTRDAAGQVQTLLSRNESDTRAAAELMRQGTRAVHEGLDLSSTAGDALSRLLAGVNEIGGKVERMAEENTRQSASGERIAESIQALSVRSTESVAGVRQIARSVEDLRARASKLQELAARFTARG, encoded by the coding sequence ATGGCGGTCAGCCGGAATTTGCTGGTGAAGCTGTGCGTGGCGATGAGCGTGGTGGCGCTGCCGCTGCTCGTCGTCATCCTGGGGTTCGTGCTGCCACAGTTGCGGGAGCAGCTTCGCGAGGACCGCGTCCTGGGATTGAAGCAGGCGGTGGAGACGGCCTACGGCGTGCTGGAGGCGTACGAGGCCCGGGAGCGGGCGGGCACGCTGACGCGGCAGGAGGCGCAAGCGCAGGCGGCGGCGCTGCTGGAGCGGCTGCGCTACTCCCAGGTGGAGTATTTCTGGGTCAATGATTTGGACACCCGGCTCGTCATGCATCCGCACCTGCCGGACATGCTGGGCAAGGACCTGAAGGGCTACCGCGACGTGCGCGGCAAGCCGGTGTTCGTGGACATCGTCACGCTGGCGCGGGAGCAGGGCGAGGGCGCGGTGTCCTACGAGGCCACGCGGCCGGGCTCGCCGGAGGCCATCCCGAAGGAGAGCTACGTGAAGCTCTTCGCGCCCTGGGGCTGGGTGCTGGGCACGGGCGTGTACGTGGAGGACATCGAGCGCGAGGTGGCGGCGGTGCGCCAGCGCATCCTCCTGGCGGTGGGGGGCGCGCTGGTGCTGGCGTTGGCGGCGGGCATCTACGTGTCGCGGCGGGTGGTGCGGCCGGTGCGGGCGCTGGCGCAGGCGGCGCACCGGGTGGCGCGGGGAGATTTGGACGCGCGGGTGGAGGTGCGCTCGTCGGACGAGGTGGGCCAGCTCGCGGCGGCCTTCAACACCATGGTGGCGGGGCTGCACGAGGTGGTGGCGGCGCTGGTGGACGCGGCGGGGGCCACGGCGGCGGACGCCGAGCGCATCCGCGCCTCCGCGGACGCGCTGTCGGTGACGACACGCGAGCAGTCGGACTCGCTCCAGCGCGCGGCGCAGACGGTGCAGGCGATGAGCGAGCAGGTGTCCCAGGGCGCGGAGGCGGCCCGCGCGGCGGCGCGCACGGCGGCGGCCAACGGCCAAGTGGCGCGCGAGGGTGGCGCGGCGGTGGGACAGGCGCTGCGGAAGATGGCGGAAATCGTGGAGGTGGTGGAGGGCGCGGCGCGGACGGTGGAGCGGCTCCAGGCGTCGGGCAAGGCGACGATGGAGATGCTGCGGCTCATCCAGCAGGTGGCGGAGGAGACGCAGCTCCTGGCGGTGAACACCGCGATTGAAGCGGCGCGCGCCGGGCAGCACGGCAAGGGCTTCGCGGTGGTGGCCGGCGAGGTGCGCAAGCTGGCGAACCGGACGCGGGACGCGGCGGGGCAGGTGCAGACGCTGCTGAGCCGGAACGAGTCGGACACGCGGGCGGCGGCGGAGCTGATGCGCCAGGGCACCCGGGCGGTGCACGAAGGGTTGGACTTGTCCTCCACGGCGGGCGACGCGCTGTCGCGGCTGCTCGCTGGGGTGAATGAGATTGGCGGGAAGGTGGAGCGGATGGCGGAGGAGAACACGCGCCAGTCCGCGTCGGGGGAGCGCATCGCGGAGAGCATCCAGGCGCTGTCGGTGCGCTCGACGGAGTCGGTGGCCGGCGTGCGGCAGATTGCCCGCTCCGTGGAGGACCTGCGCGCGCGGGCCTCGAAGCTCCAGGAGCTGGCCGCGCGCTTCACGGCGCGGGGGTGA
- a CDS encoding helix-turn-helix transcriptional regulator, translating to MDKKLATTIGAAARVARTRLELTQADVAERIDVATEVYGRLERGGMLPSVQTLLKLCHELHVSADELLGLSANGANGGSRPGEPPTAPQERPEVRRLLRTVRPLEPAKVKLLGLVANALNRR from the coding sequence ATGGACAAGAAACTCGCAACCACCATCGGAGCTGCCGCGCGCGTCGCTCGCACCCGTCTGGAGCTCACCCAGGCGGACGTGGCCGAGCGTATCGATGTGGCCACCGAGGTCTACGGGCGCCTGGAGCGCGGCGGGATGCTGCCCAGCGTGCAGACGCTGCTGAAGCTGTGCCACGAACTGCACGTCTCCGCGGACGAGCTCCTGGGGCTGTCCGCGAACGGCGCCAACGGGGGCTCGCGTCCCGGCGAGCCGCCCACCGCGCCGCAGGAGCGCCCCGAGGTGCGGCGCCTGCTGCGCACCGTGCGCCCGCTGGAGCCCGCGAAGGTGAAGCTGCTGGGGCTGGTGGCCAACGCGCTCAACCGCCGCTGA
- a CDS encoding response regulator, which yields MVEPRLATVLNVNDDDANRYLVNRILALAGYNVLEAATGMGALLMAQQHHPDVVILDVKLPDISGYEVCERLRADPNTASMAVLHTSATFVTSDKKVRGLEGGADAYLTQPFEGAELVATVKSLLRLRHAEQVARHRANELAEMDRRKDEFLAMLGHELRNPLAAIMTAIGILERRPASDDKEARMRGIIQRQTNHLARLVDDLLDVSRITRDRVELRPGRVDLIPVLRQVLQVLQPMADARGLGLEVTLPPGPLWLHADATRLEQVFTNLLDNAIKYTDAGGVRLDVAQEGVDGSARAVVRVKDTGIGIPLGVLPRIFELFAQADTSLERTRGGLGIGLTLVRKLVQLHGGEVLAHSDGPGTGSEFVVKLPLDHAVGAPAPARQVADLRRGRRVLLVEDNADARQAMRDLLELWGHQVAVAPDGLQGVALAVSQPPELALVDIGLPGLDGYRVAEALRARVGNGIRLVAMTGYGGPEGRDQALRSGFDRHLVKPVKPDELDRILSEL from the coding sequence GTGGTTGAACCCCGTCTGGCCACCGTCCTCAACGTCAACGACGACGACGCCAACCGCTACCTCGTCAACCGCATCCTGGCGCTCGCGGGCTACAACGTGCTGGAGGCGGCCACCGGCATGGGCGCGCTGCTGATGGCGCAGCAGCACCACCCGGACGTCGTCATCCTGGACGTGAAGCTGCCGGACATCAGCGGCTACGAGGTCTGCGAGCGCCTGCGCGCCGACCCCAACACCGCCTCCATGGCGGTGCTGCACACCTCCGCCACCTTCGTCACGTCCGACAAGAAGGTGCGCGGCCTGGAGGGCGGCGCGGACGCCTACCTCACCCAGCCCTTCGAGGGCGCCGAGCTCGTCGCCACGGTGAAGTCGCTCCTGCGCCTGCGCCACGCGGAGCAGGTGGCGCGCCACCGCGCCAACGAGCTGGCGGAGATGGACCGCCGCAAGGACGAGTTCCTGGCCATGCTCGGACACGAGCTGCGCAACCCGCTGGCCGCCATCATGACGGCCATTGGCATCCTGGAGCGCCGGCCCGCCAGCGATGACAAGGAAGCGCGCATGCGCGGCATCATCCAGCGCCAGACGAACCACCTGGCGCGGCTGGTGGATGACCTGCTGGACGTCAGCCGCATCACCCGCGACAGGGTGGAGCTGCGCCCCGGCCGCGTGGACCTGATTCCCGTGCTGCGGCAGGTGCTGCAGGTCCTGCAGCCCATGGCGGACGCGCGCGGGCTGGGCCTGGAGGTCACCCTGCCCCCAGGCCCGCTGTGGCTGCACGCGGACGCCACGCGGCTGGAGCAGGTCTTCACCAACCTGCTCGACAACGCCATCAAGTACACCGACGCCGGCGGCGTCCGCCTGGACGTGGCGCAGGAGGGCGTGGACGGCTCGGCCCGGGCGGTGGTGCGGGTGAAGGACACCGGCATCGGCATCCCGCTGGGGGTGCTGCCGCGCATCTTCGAGCTGTTCGCCCAGGCGGACACGTCCCTGGAGCGCACGCGCGGCGGCCTGGGCATTGGCCTGACGCTGGTGCGCAAGCTCGTCCAGCTCCACGGCGGCGAGGTGCTGGCGCACAGTGACGGCCCGGGCACGGGCAGTGAGTTCGTGGTGAAGCTGCCCCTGGACCACGCGGTGGGCGCCCCCGCGCCCGCGCGCCAGGTGGCGGACCTCCGCCGCGGCCGGCGCGTCCTGCTGGTGGAGGACAACGCGGACGCGCGTCAGGCCATGAGGGATTTGCTGGAGCTGTGGGGCCACCAGGTGGCGGTGGCGCCGGACGGCCTGCAGGGCGTGGCGCTCGCGGTGTCGCAGCCGCCGGAGCTGGCGCTGGTGGACATCGGCCTGCCGGGACTGGACGGCTACCGCGTGGCGGAGGCGCTGCGCGCCCGGGTGGGCAACGGCATCCGGCTGGTGGCGATGACAGGCTATGGCGGCCCCGAGGGACGGGACCAGGCGCTGCGCTCGGGCTTCGACCGCCACCTCGTCAAGCCCGTGAAGCCTGACGAGTTGGACCGGATCCTCTCCGAGCTGTGA